ACTGGAGATGTGACTGATGAAGCTGACAACTGTTCTACTGATTTGAATGCTACATTCACTGATGCTGCTCCGGTAGCAGGTGCTTGTGCAGGTTCTTATACTATTGTTCGTACTTGGTCATTAACCGATTGTGCGGGTAACAATACAACTCACGATCAAACCATCACGGTATCTGATAACATCAAACCTACATTTACAGTTCCTGCAGATATCACTATCTATACTACTGATGCTTGTACATATGATGCTTCGGTTACTTTCACTGGGGATGTGACTGATGAAGCGGACAACTGTTCAACTGATTTGAATGCTACATTCACTGATGCTACTCCGGTAGCAGGTGATTGTGCAGGTTCATATACTATCGTTCGTACTTGGTCATTAACCGATTGTGCAGGAAACAATACTACTCACGACCAAACCATCACGGTATCGGATAACATCAAACCAACATTCACAGCTCCTGCGGATATCACTATCCACACCACAGCCGATTGTACTTATAATGCTTCGATTACTTTCACTGGAGATGTTACGGATGAGGCGGACAACTGTTCAACTGATTTGAATGCTACATTCACTGATGCTGCTCCGGTAGCGGGTGCTTGTGCAGGTTCATATACTATCGTTCGTACTTGGTCATTAACCGATTGTGCCGGTAACAATACAACTCACGATCAAACCATTACGGTTTCGGATAACATCTTCCCTACATTTACTGAACCTGCTGATATCACTATCTACACGACTGATACTTGTACTTATGATGCTTCTGTTCAATTTACTGGTGATGTAACTGATGAAGGGGACAACTGCTCAACTGGCTTGAATGCCACTTATTATGATGATCTGCCTGTAGTCGGTGCTTGTGCAGGATCTTTATCGATAGTACGTCATTGGTCTTTAACTGATTGTGCCGGTAATACTACTACACAGACACAATTTATTACCGTATCAGATAACATCAAACCGACATGGGCAACATTGGCCGGCAGCTTAGACTTAACCTTAGAGTGTGATGATGCTCAAGGATTGACTGATGCTCAAGCTCTTGCTCCACAAGCTATTGATAATTGTACAGCGAATGTAGGATACATCAAAACTCCCGGAAGTTATGTAGCGGCTGATTGTCCTAACAGAGGTACTTATACCAATACATGGATAGCTTATGATGCTTGTTCTAATGAAACATTATCAGCGTTTACTCAGGTAATTACAATTCAAGATACGAAAGGCCCTGAAATGACGACTGTATTGAGTCCACTGTCTGTGACTTGTGATGCTATTCCTGCTCCACAAAGTGTAACTTTTGCGGATAATTGTTCTGGAGTAGTTGGTACACCTGTATTAACAGAAGTACAATCGCCTACAGTAAACAACACTTATACTATTACCAGAACATGGACAGCAACTGATGCTTGTGGTAACTTATCAGCTCCATACTCGCAAGTAATTACTGTAACAACTCCGGATGCTCAAGAATTTCCGGCTGAAAGATGTAACGCTGCTGAATTTGACTCTATTGATTTGATGACATTATTGCCTAATGGTACTCCTACTACCGGAACATGGACTAATGTAAACAACGTAGGTGGTTTTACTGGTACTGTTTTCAATGCTTGGCAAATTCCTACTGGTGATTATACGTTCAGTTATGCCATTACCAATGACCCTTGTCCAAGAGTCTACGAAGTTAAAATGAATGTAAATGATGAATGTAAACCAGAAGCTTGTGACGATATCCTTGTTCACAATGCCTTTACTCCTAACGGAGATGGTGTAAACGAATATTTCGACATCGAGTTTATCGATTTGCCTTGTCACCAACCAAACAGTGTAGAGATATACAACCGTTGGGGAGTTTTAGTATATGAAACTAAAAACTACGATAACAACACCCGTAAATTTACCGGGGTTTCTGAAGGAAGATCTACCGTGAGTAAATCAGATGAATTACCTGCCGGTACTTACTTCTACATCTTACAATATTCTGACGGAAACGGAAACACGGTAACCGAATCTAAATATTTATACCTTACTAGATAGATAAATCAAATTCCTGAGGATTTTGCCCAAGTCCTCAGGATTTAAAAAAGAAATTATGAGAACAAAAATTTTAATATTCGCTTTGATGTTAACGTGTTACACCGGGATTGCTCAGCAAGATGCCCAGTACACCCAATACATGTATAACACTATCAATATCAATCCCGCTTACGCAGGATCGAGAGGAGTTATGAGTATTTTTGGTTTACATCGTACCCAATGGGTAGGACTTGAAGGCGCACCTACTACTAACGCCTTCTCTTTAAACACTCCAATTAACAATAGTAATCTTGGAGTTGGTTTATCTTTTGTAAATGATAAAATCGGACCTACTAACGATAATACTATCTCTGCTGACGTATCCTATACCGTTCAGATGTCGGAATCTTACAAATTGAATTTTGGAGTAAAGGCATCCGGAAACTTCTTTAATCTGGATAGAGACAAATTAAATCCACAAGATGATACAGACAACCATTTGCAAAATGTCAACAATGACTTCTCTCCTAACTTGGGAGCCGGTGTCTACTTGCACTCTGATAAATTATATCTCGGAATGTCGGTACCTAACTTTTTGCAGGATAAAAAATACAACGACAATGAATTTGCTGTGTTTCAAGAAAGAATGAACTTTTATTTCATCGGTGGGTATGTATTTGACATCTCCCCTTCTATCAAGTTCAAACCTGCTTTCTTAACCAAAGTAGTTACAGGATCTCCGCTTCAGGTAGATGCTTCGGCCAACTTTTTGTTCTTTGACAAGTTGATGCTAGGTGGAGCTTACCGCTGGGATGCCGCGGCAAGTGCCTTGGCCGGGTTCCAAATAACAGACGGATTGTTCATAGGATACAGCTACGATATGGAAACTACTAAGCTTAAACATTACAATTCAGGGTCTCACGAGGTATTTTTGAGATTTGAATTATTCAGTAAAGTCAGCAAAATGACATCACCTAGATTCTTCTAATAACACAACGATTATATTATGAAAAATAAATTTATATATTTAGTACTGATAGCTATCACTTGTGTGAATAGTTATGCGCAGACTTCCACTGCTACTAACAAAAAAGAAGTGAAAGGCAATAAGGAGTATGAAAAATTAGCCTATATAGATGCTATCAAAACCTATGAACGCATTTATGAAAAAGGATATAAATCTCCCGATATGCTGCTCAAAATAGGGAATGCCTACTACTTTAATGCTGAGCTTGAAAAAGCCAACAAGTATTACAGTGAACTTTATGCCATGAATCCGGAACAGGAACCCGAGTTCTATTACCGTCATGCACAAACTCTCAGAGCAGTTAAAGAAAATGAAAAAGCTGATGCTATGTTGGCCTTATTCATGCAAAAAAAAAGTAATGATGCCAGAGCCAAAATACTCTCTAAACACAGAGATTATATGGCAGAAATCAAGAAAAACTCCGGTCGTTACAAAATCGAAAATGCAGGGATAAACTCAAAATACTCTGATTACGGTCCGGCTTTTATGGGCACCAAAGTAATCTTTTCTTCTGCGCGTGATACAGGGAATTTCTCTAAAAGAATACACTCTTGGACAGGCGAACATTTTACCAACCTTTACAGTGCCAATATGGGCGAAGACGGCTCTCTTTCTGCCGTAGATAAGTTTGGTAAACAAATCAACACCAAGTTCCATGAAGATACTCCTGCTTTTACCAAAGACGGTAAAACAGCTTACTTCACCCGTAACAACTACCTTGACGGTAGAGGATTTGATGCCGGGAAAGTAACGTTGCTTAAAATTTACAAAGCTACTCTTGATAAAGAC
Above is a genomic segment from Flavobacterium phycosphaerae containing:
- a CDS encoding PorP/SprF family type IX secretion system membrane protein, which gives rise to MRTKILIFALMLTCYTGIAQQDAQYTQYMYNTININPAYAGSRGVMSIFGLHRTQWVGLEGAPTTNAFSLNTPINNSNLGVGLSFVNDKIGPTNDNTISADVSYTVQMSESYKLNFGVKASGNFFNLDRDKLNPQDDTDNHLQNVNNDFSPNLGAGVYLHSDKLYLGMSVPNFLQDKKYNDNEFAVFQERMNFYFIGGYVFDISPSIKFKPAFLTKVVTGSPLQVDASANFLFFDKLMLGGAYRWDAAASALAGFQITDGLFIGYSYDMETTKLKHYNSGSHEVFLRFELFSKVSKMTSPRFF